From the Clavibacter phaseoli genome, one window contains:
- a CDS encoding 1-phosphofructokinase family hexose kinase translates to MILTLTANPSLDRTIDLAGALARGAVQRARGVAEQPGGKGVNVSRALIASGLDTVALLPGRLDDPMLVALAAERIPLDQLDISGRVRQNVTLTEPDGTTTKVNEPGPALSPTEADALVALVIRHARRASWLVLAGSLPPGLDDDFHARVVQAVRAELGDAAPRIAVDSSGAPMAALVASGAVVDLVKPNAEELAELVGLPDPDALEADPRLAHDASRSLVSRGCRAVLATLGARGAVLTTAEGGWLATMPPIVPVSTVGAGDSSLAGYLLADHRGAGPEGRLAQAVAHGSAAASLPGSTMPSPDQTRPDSVTVRPLLPIAADR, encoded by the coding sequence GTGATCCTGACCCTCACCGCCAACCCGAGCCTCGACCGCACCATCGACCTCGCCGGGGCCCTCGCGCGCGGCGCCGTCCAGCGGGCCCGCGGCGTCGCCGAGCAGCCGGGCGGCAAGGGCGTCAACGTCTCGCGCGCGCTGATCGCCTCCGGCCTCGACACGGTCGCGCTGCTGCCCGGCCGCCTCGACGACCCGATGCTGGTGGCGCTGGCCGCCGAGCGGATCCCGCTCGACCAGCTCGACATCTCCGGCCGCGTGCGCCAGAACGTCACGCTCACCGAGCCGGACGGCACGACCACCAAGGTCAACGAGCCCGGCCCCGCGCTGTCGCCCACGGAGGCGGACGCGCTCGTCGCGCTCGTGATCCGCCACGCGCGTCGGGCGAGCTGGCTCGTCCTGGCGGGATCCCTGCCGCCCGGCCTCGACGACGACTTCCACGCCCGCGTGGTGCAGGCCGTGCGCGCCGAGCTCGGCGACGCCGCGCCGCGGATCGCCGTCGACTCGTCGGGCGCGCCCATGGCCGCGCTCGTCGCGTCCGGCGCGGTCGTCGACCTCGTCAAGCCCAACGCCGAGGAGCTCGCGGAGCTCGTCGGCCTCCCCGACCCGGATGCGCTCGAGGCCGACCCCCGGCTGGCCCACGACGCATCCCGCTCCCTCGTCTCCCGCGGCTGCCGGGCGGTCCTCGCGACCCTCGGCGCTCGGGGGGCCGTCCTCACCACGGCCGAGGGCGGGTGGCTCGCCACCATGCCCCCGATCGTGCCGGTGAGCACCGTGGGCGCGGGCGACTCGTCGCTCGCGGGCTACCTGCTCGCCGACCACCGCGGAGCCGGACCCGAGGGGCGGCTGGCGCAGGCCGTCGCCCACGGATCCGCCGCCGCGTCCCTGCCCGGCAGCACCATGCCGTCCCCCGACCAGACCCGGCCGGACAGCGTCACCGTCCGGCCGCTCCTCCCGATCGCCGCCGATCGCTGA
- a CDS encoding DeoR/GlpR family DNA-binding transcription regulator, translated as MYAEERQDRVVALLERTGRVAVVDLARGFDVTTETVRRDLAQLEGRGVLRRVHGGAVRADRSTRAEESLDTRGSRNTAAKARIADAAMGFLPASFAGSIAIDAGTTTGLVAERVAAWRPDVPGRTLVVVTHSMSIAQTVTRNPAVEVQLLGGRVRGITSAAVGPATLGQLARLRPDIAFIGANGIHAEFGLSTPDEEEAAVKTALTRGSRRAVALVDASKAGEEALVGFAALDDLDALVTDAAPDGPLAAALAAAEVEVMVA; from the coding sequence ATGTACGCGGAAGAGCGCCAGGACAGGGTGGTCGCCCTCCTCGAGCGCACCGGCCGCGTGGCGGTCGTCGACCTGGCCCGCGGCTTCGACGTGACGACGGAGACGGTCCGCCGCGACCTCGCCCAGCTCGAGGGCCGCGGCGTCCTCCGCCGGGTGCACGGCGGGGCCGTCCGGGCCGACCGCTCGACGCGCGCCGAGGAGAGCCTCGACACCCGGGGCTCCCGCAACACGGCGGCCAAGGCGCGCATCGCCGACGCGGCCATGGGGTTCCTGCCCGCGAGCTTCGCGGGATCCATCGCGATCGACGCCGGCACCACCACCGGACTGGTCGCGGAGCGCGTCGCCGCCTGGCGGCCCGACGTGCCCGGCCGCACGCTCGTCGTGGTCACGCACTCCATGTCGATCGCCCAGACCGTCACCCGCAACCCCGCCGTCGAGGTGCAGCTGCTCGGCGGACGCGTCCGCGGCATCACGAGCGCGGCCGTCGGCCCCGCCACCCTCGGCCAGCTCGCGCGGCTGCGACCCGACATCGCCTTCATCGGCGCCAACGGGATCCACGCGGAGTTCGGCCTCAGCACCCCCGACGAAGAGGAGGCGGCCGTGAAGACCGCGTTGACCCGAGGATCCCGACGCGCCGTGGCGCTCGTCGACGCGTCGAAGGCGGGGGAGGAGGCGCTCGTCGGCTTCGCGGCCCTCGACGACCTCGACGCGCTCGTGACCGACGCCGCGCCCGACGGCCCGCTGGCCGCGGCGCTGGCGGCCGCCGAGGTGGAGGTGATGGTCGCGTGA
- a CDS encoding SGNH/GDSL hydrolase family protein, translating to MHRRPARPVARAASRIRGAALAASTTALLILASGCASPDVVMPTAPAAPLRVVSLGDSYSTGTGPAEPLPGDPGVCGRTVASSVRVAAAEVGAELVDAACDGASTADLIAPRERGGQTVPAQLDALADGADVVLVRLGGNDLGFPALVGGCLARDPDGPVAAGPATCVDALAPAGGTDGVRARIDGEVATRLGEAFARIRAAAPDARIVALGYLTVLGDPDALPAEGCLRATATSTANGQVLLTDRDAAWLAGIQRELDGAIARAAADAGARFVDQETPTAAHGSCAGDAGDPYVAGLGGSQGSVPLHPNATGLAWEAGALAGVLREEAAALGR from the coding sequence ATGCACCGCCGTCCCGCACGCCCCGTCGCCCGCGCCGCCTCCCGGATCCGCGGGGCCGCCCTCGCGGCGTCCACGACCGCCCTCCTCATCCTGGCGTCCGGCTGCGCGTCCCCCGACGTCGTCATGCCGACGGCCCCGGCGGCCCCGCTCAGGGTGGTCTCCCTCGGCGACTCGTACTCCACGGGCACCGGACCCGCCGAGCCGCTCCCGGGGGACCCGGGTGTGTGCGGCCGCACCGTCGCCTCCTCGGTGCGGGTCGCGGCGGCGGAGGTCGGCGCGGAGCTCGTGGACGCGGCCTGCGACGGCGCCAGCACGGCCGACCTCATCGCCCCGCGGGAGCGCGGCGGCCAGACCGTGCCCGCGCAGCTCGACGCGCTGGCGGACGGCGCCGACGTCGTCCTCGTGCGCCTCGGGGGCAACGACCTCGGCTTCCCGGCGCTCGTCGGCGGATGCCTCGCCCGGGATCCGGACGGACCCGTCGCGGCCGGGCCCGCGACCTGCGTGGACGCGCTCGCGCCCGCCGGCGGCACCGACGGCGTCCGGGCGCGCATCGACGGGGAGGTGGCGACGCGTCTCGGCGAGGCGTTCGCGCGGATCCGCGCCGCGGCACCCGACGCGCGCATCGTCGCGCTCGGCTACCTGACCGTGCTCGGCGATCCCGACGCGCTCCCCGCGGAGGGCTGCCTGCGGGCGACGGCGACGTCGACGGCGAACGGCCAGGTGCTCCTCACCGACCGGGACGCGGCGTGGCTCGCGGGGATCCAGCGCGAGCTCGACGGCGCGATCGCCCGGGCGGCGGCGGACGCCGGTGCCCGGTTCGTGGACCAGGAGACCCCGACCGCGGCGCATGGCTCCTGCGCGGGCGACGCCGGGGATCCGTACGTGGCGGGGCTCGGTGGCAGCCAGGGATCCGTACCCCTCCACCCCAACGCGACCGGTCTCGCCTGGGAGGCGGGCGCCCTGGCGGGTGTGCTGCGCGAGGAGGCGGCGGCGCTCGGGCGCTGA
- a CDS encoding zf-TFIIB domain-containing protein, translating into MKCPNDSATLVMSERAGVEIDYCPDCRGVWLDRGELDKILDRAEQEMRAAPAAASPSAPAAPLGGYPDPRRDDRRRDDDRRGDDDRRGDDRRRDDDRYRDPGSRGDAYGVRGESAYPAAGGHGYGDGHGGKRRKKESWLSELFD; encoded by the coding sequence ATGAAGTGCCCCAACGACTCCGCGACCCTCGTGATGAGCGAGCGCGCCGGCGTCGAGATCGACTACTGCCCGGACTGCCGCGGGGTTTGGCTCGACCGCGGCGAGCTCGACAAGATCCTCGACCGCGCCGAGCAGGAGATGCGCGCCGCTCCGGCGGCCGCGTCGCCGTCGGCTCCGGCCGCCCCGCTCGGCGGCTACCCGGATCCGCGCCGCGACGACCGTCGCCGTGACGACGACCGCCGCGGGGATGACGACCGTCGCGGGGATGACCGTCGCCGGGACGACGACCGCTACCGCGACCCCGGATCGCGGGGCGACGCGTACGGGGTCCGCGGCGAGTCGGCGTACCCCGCCGCGGGCGGCCACGGCTACGGCGACGGGCACGGCGGGAAGCGCCGCAAGAAGGAGAGCTGGCTCAGCGAGCTCTTCGACTGA
- the rsfS gene encoding ribosome silencing factor, whose protein sequence is MTASPRALDLLKVAASAADSKQAIDLVALDVSGPLPLTDVFLIASARNERNAQAVADEIEDKMIEAGAKPLRREGKSEGRWILLDFGDVVAHVFTEEDRMYYSLERLWKDCPVVALEIEPTASAS, encoded by the coding sequence GTGACCGCTTCTCCCCGCGCCCTCGACCTGCTCAAGGTCGCCGCATCCGCTGCCGACTCCAAGCAGGCCATCGACCTGGTCGCGCTCGACGTCTCCGGGCCCCTGCCCCTCACCGACGTCTTCCTCATCGCCTCGGCTCGCAACGAGCGGAACGCGCAGGCGGTCGCCGACGAGATCGAGGACAAGATGATCGAGGCCGGCGCCAAGCCGCTGCGCCGCGAGGGGAAGAGCGAGGGCCGCTGGATCCTTCTCGACTTCGGCGACGTCGTCGCCCACGTCTTCACCGAGGAGGACCGCATGTACTACTCGCTGGAGCGCCTCTGGAAGGACTGCCCCGTCGTCGCCCTCGAGATCGAGCCGACGGCCTCCGCATCCTGA
- the nadD gene encoding nicotinate-nucleotide adenylyltransferase — protein sequence MTTPATPRLRIGVMGGTFDPIHNGHLVAASEVQQHLQLDEVIFVPTGQPWQKQTVTDGEHRYLMTVIATAANPRFTVSRVDIDRAGTTYTIDTLRDIRRTHPDAELFFITGADAIQQILGWKDVAELWDLAHFVAVTRPGHDLTESGLPHADVRLLEVPALAISSTDCRARVGRGFPVWYLVPDGVVQYISKHHLYRSPQ from the coding sequence ATGACGACACCCGCGACCCCGCGCCTCCGCATCGGGGTCATGGGCGGCACGTTCGACCCCATCCACAACGGCCACCTCGTCGCGGCGAGCGAGGTGCAGCAGCACCTCCAGCTCGACGAGGTGATCTTCGTCCCCACCGGGCAGCCGTGGCAGAAGCAGACGGTCACGGACGGCGAGCACCGCTACCTGATGACCGTGATCGCGACCGCGGCCAACCCGCGCTTCACCGTGAGCCGCGTCGACATCGACCGCGCGGGCACCACGTACACGATCGACACGCTCCGCGACATCCGGCGCACGCACCCGGACGCGGAGCTCTTCTTCATCACGGGCGCGGACGCGATCCAGCAGATCCTCGGCTGGAAGGACGTCGCCGAGCTGTGGGACCTGGCGCACTTCGTCGCCGTCACCCGTCCCGGCCACGACCTGACCGAGAGCGGCCTCCCGCACGCCGACGTAAGATTGCTGGAGGTCCCGGCGCTGGCGATCTCCTCGACCGACTGCCGGGCCCGTGTCGGACGGGGCTTCCCCGTGTGGTACCTCGTCCCCGACGGAGTCGTCCAGTACATCTCCAAGCACCACCTGTATCGGAGCCCGCAATGA
- a CDS encoding glutamate-5-semialdehyde dehydrogenase yields MPSNAPGASAVLPADVIPEDSHPADDLERILVAGRAASTALAASTSVRRDAALDAVAVALVDASDRIVAANAADLAAGRASGLATGLLDRLTLDARRVASLADAVSGIRALDDPLGHVVRGRTLPNGLLLSQVRVPFGVVGAIYEARPNVTVDIAALALKSGNAVVLRGGSAALRTNAVLVDVMRGALERAGLPADSVQTVDAHGRAGAARLMRARGLVDVLVPRGSAELIRTVVEESTVPVIETGAGVVHVYLDASADARMAVDIAVDAKVSRPSVCNAMETLLVHRDAAARILPAVLDALRDRGVTVHGDAAVRALWPDAVPATDDDWAAEYLSLDLAVRVVDSVKDAVAHIARWSTHHTESIVTADLAVAERFLAAVDSAVVMVNASTRFTDGSEFGFGAEVGISTQKLHARGPMGLQELTSTKWVVRGSGQVRG; encoded by the coding sequence ATGCCCTCGAACGCCCCCGGCGCCTCCGCCGTCCTACCCGCCGACGTCATCCCGGAGGACTCCCACCCCGCTGACGACCTCGAGCGGATCCTCGTGGCCGGCCGGGCGGCGTCCACGGCCCTCGCCGCCAGCACGTCGGTCCGGCGCGACGCGGCGCTCGACGCCGTCGCGGTCGCCCTCGTCGACGCGTCCGACCGCATCGTCGCCGCGAACGCCGCCGACCTCGCCGCGGGCCGTGCATCCGGGCTGGCGACCGGCCTCCTCGACCGGCTGACGCTCGACGCGCGGCGCGTGGCGTCGCTCGCCGACGCCGTCTCCGGGATCCGCGCGCTCGACGACCCGCTCGGCCACGTCGTCCGCGGCCGCACGCTCCCGAACGGCCTGCTGCTCTCGCAGGTGCGCGTGCCCTTCGGCGTCGTCGGCGCGATCTACGAGGCGCGACCCAACGTCACGGTCGACATCGCGGCCCTCGCCCTCAAGAGCGGGAACGCCGTCGTGCTGCGCGGGGGATCCGCCGCGCTCCGCACCAACGCCGTCCTCGTCGACGTGATGCGCGGCGCCCTCGAGCGCGCCGGCCTCCCCGCGGACTCGGTGCAGACGGTCGACGCGCACGGCCGCGCGGGCGCCGCCCGGCTCATGCGGGCGCGCGGCCTCGTGGACGTGCTCGTGCCACGGGGGTCCGCCGAGCTCATCCGCACCGTCGTGGAGGAGTCCACCGTGCCCGTCATCGAGACCGGGGCGGGCGTCGTCCACGTCTACCTCGACGCGTCGGCCGACGCGCGCATGGCCGTCGACATCGCGGTCGACGCCAAGGTCAGCCGCCCGAGCGTGTGCAACGCGATGGAGACGCTCCTCGTCCACCGCGACGCCGCGGCCCGGATCCTGCCCGCCGTGCTCGACGCCCTCCGCGACCGCGGCGTGACCGTGCACGGCGACGCCGCGGTGCGCGCGCTGTGGCCCGACGCGGTCCCCGCCACCGACGACGACTGGGCCGCCGAGTACCTCTCGCTCGACCTGGCCGTGCGCGTCGTCGACTCCGTGAAGGACGCCGTCGCCCACATCGCCCGATGGTCGACGCACCACACCGAGTCCATCGTCACGGCCGACCTCGCCGTGGCCGAGCGCTTCCTCGCCGCCGTGGACTCGGCCGTCGTCATGGTCAACGCGTCCACGCGCTTCACCGACGGATCCGAGTTCGGGTTCGGCGCGGAGGTCGGCATCTCCACGCAGAAGCTGCACGCACGCGGTCCGATGGGACTCCAGGAGCTCACCAGCACCAAGTGGGTCGTGCGGGGGAGCGGCCAGGTCCGCGGCTGA
- the proB gene encoding glutamate 5-kinase: MGTATRAGVASARRIVVKVGSSSISGENAGQIAPLVDAIASAHARGAEIVLVSSGAIATGMPFLRLDDRPADLATQQAAAAVGQSVLIFRYQESLDRYGIVAGQVLLTAGDLAAPDHRENAQRAMERLLGLRLLPIVNENDTVATHEIRFGDNDRLAALVARLVDADLLLLLSDVDALYTRPPQEPGARRIEHVAFGDELEGVEIGSTGTGVGTGGAVTKVAAARLAAEAGTGVLLTSTAQVAEALDGAPVGTWFAPRG; the protein is encoded by the coding sequence GTGGGCACGGCCACGCGCGCGGGCGTCGCGTCCGCGCGGCGCATCGTCGTGAAGGTCGGCTCGTCCTCCATCAGCGGGGAGAACGCCGGCCAGATCGCGCCCCTCGTGGACGCGATCGCGTCGGCGCACGCACGGGGAGCCGAGATCGTCCTCGTCTCCTCCGGCGCCATCGCGACGGGGATGCCCTTCCTCCGGCTGGACGACCGCCCGGCCGACCTCGCCACGCAGCAGGCCGCCGCCGCGGTCGGCCAGAGCGTGCTGATCTTCCGCTACCAGGAGAGCCTCGACCGCTACGGCATCGTCGCGGGCCAGGTGCTCCTCACGGCCGGCGACCTCGCGGCGCCCGACCACCGCGAGAACGCGCAGCGCGCCATGGAGCGCCTGCTGGGGCTCCGGCTGCTGCCGATCGTCAACGAGAACGACACCGTGGCCACGCACGAGATCCGCTTCGGCGACAACGACCGGCTCGCCGCGCTCGTCGCCCGGCTGGTCGACGCCGACCTGCTGCTCCTCCTCTCGGACGTGGACGCGCTCTACACGCGGCCGCCCCAGGAGCCCGGTGCCCGACGCATCGAGCACGTAGCGTTCGGCGACGAGCTCGAGGGCGTCGAGATCGGCAGCACGGGCACGGGCGTGGGCACCGGGGGAGCGGTGACGAAGGTCGCCGCCGCGCGCCTCGCCGCCGAGGCCGGCACCGGGGTCCTGCTCACGTCGACCGCGCAGGTGGCGGAGGCCCTCGACGGCGCCCCCGTCGGCACCTGGTTCGCGCCCCGCGGCTGA
- the obgE gene encoding GTPase ObgE, with protein sequence MATFVDTVTLHLRAGNGGNGCVSVRREKFKPLAGPDGGNGGNGGDIVLVADPQVTTLLAYHRGPHRSSRNGGPGMGDHRHGTLGEMLELPVPVGTVVKDVDGNELADMATPGMRFIAAEAGQGGLGNASLATTKRKAPGFALLGTRGYEGDVVLELKVVADVALVGYPSAGKSSLVAAISAAKPKIADYPFTTLHPNLGVVEVADSRYTVADVPGLIEGASEGKGLGLEFLRHVERCSALLHVLDCATLDPGRDPISDLDIILTELAAYPVPAGQVPLLERPQLIALNKIDVPEAQELAELVRPELEARGYRVFDISTVSHDGLRQLSFALAELVEDARRKAAEEPEAPRIVLRPRAVNEKPFTIRVDGGSYGDIYRVIGTKPERWVQQTDFTNDEAVGYLADRLAKLGVEDGLFKAGAVAGSSVVIGEGDGIVFDWEPTLTSTAELITSPRGADARVDPISRRTNQARREDYFARMDAKAEARAQLVREGEAGLWADDDATDEDAPTDDRA encoded by the coding sequence ATGGCGACATTCGTCGACACCGTGACCCTCCACCTGCGGGCGGGAAACGGCGGCAACGGCTGCGTCTCGGTCCGCCGCGAGAAGTTCAAGCCCCTCGCGGGACCCGACGGCGGCAACGGCGGCAACGGCGGGGACATCGTCCTCGTCGCCGACCCACAGGTCACGACGCTGCTGGCCTACCACCGCGGTCCGCACCGCTCGTCCCGCAACGGCGGTCCCGGCATGGGCGACCACCGCCACGGCACGCTCGGCGAGATGCTCGAGCTCCCGGTGCCCGTGGGCACCGTCGTGAAGGACGTGGACGGCAACGAGCTCGCCGACATGGCCACGCCCGGCATGCGCTTCATCGCGGCGGAGGCCGGCCAGGGCGGGCTCGGCAACGCGTCGCTCGCCACCACCAAGCGCAAGGCGCCGGGCTTCGCTCTGCTCGGCACGCGCGGCTACGAGGGCGACGTCGTCCTCGAGCTGAAGGTCGTCGCCGACGTGGCGCTCGTGGGCTACCCGTCCGCGGGCAAGTCGAGCCTGGTCGCCGCCATCTCGGCCGCGAAGCCGAAGATCGCCGACTACCCCTTCACCACGCTGCACCCGAACCTCGGCGTCGTCGAGGTCGCGGACTCGCGCTACACCGTCGCGGACGTGCCCGGCCTCATCGAGGGCGCGAGCGAGGGCAAGGGCCTCGGCCTCGAGTTCCTCCGCCACGTCGAGCGCTGCTCCGCCCTCCTGCACGTGCTCGACTGCGCGACGCTGGATCCCGGCCGCGACCCCATCTCGGACCTCGACATCATCCTCACCGAGCTCGCCGCCTACCCGGTGCCCGCCGGCCAGGTGCCGCTGCTCGAGCGTCCGCAGCTCATCGCGCTCAACAAGATCGACGTGCCCGAGGCCCAGGAGCTCGCCGAGCTCGTCCGTCCCGAGCTCGAGGCCCGCGGCTACCGCGTCTTCGACATCTCCACGGTCAGCCACGACGGCCTGCGCCAGCTGTCCTTCGCCCTCGCCGAGCTCGTCGAGGACGCCAGGAGGAAGGCCGCCGAGGAGCCCGAGGCCCCGCGGATCGTGCTGCGTCCCCGCGCCGTCAACGAGAAGCCGTTCACCATCCGCGTCGACGGCGGCAGCTACGGCGACATCTACCGCGTCATCGGCACCAAGCCCGAGCGCTGGGTGCAGCAGACCGACTTCACCAACGACGAGGCCGTCGGCTACCTCGCTGACCGCCTGGCCAAGCTCGGCGTCGAGGACGGGCTGTTCAAGGCGGGCGCCGTGGCCGGATCCAGCGTCGTCATCGGCGAGGGCGACGGCATCGTCTTCGACTGGGAGCCCACCCTCACGTCGACGGCGGAGCTCATCACGAGCCCCCGCGGCGCCGACGCCCGCGTCGACCCGATCAGCCGCCGCACCAACCAGGCGCGTCGCGAGGACTACTTCGCCCGCATGGACGCCAAGGCCGAGGCCCGCGCGCAGCTCGTGCGCGAGGGCGAGGCGGGCCTCTGGGCGGACGACGACGCGACCGACGAGGACGCGCCCACGGACGACAGGGCGTAG
- the rpmA gene encoding 50S ribosomal protein L27: MAHKKGASSTRNGRDSNAQRLGVKRFGGQVVGAGEIIVRQRGTHFHPGVNVGRGGDDTLFALSAGSVEFGVKGGRKVVNIVVPA; encoded by the coding sequence ATGGCACACAAGAAGGGCGCGAGCTCTACCCGCAACGGCCGTGACTCGAACGCCCAGCGCCTCGGCGTGAAGCGCTTCGGCGGCCAGGTCGTCGGCGCCGGCGAGATCATCGTCCGCCAGCGCGGCACGCACTTCCACCCCGGCGTCAACGTCGGGCGTGGCGGCGACGACACGCTGTTCGCCCTCTCCGCCGGCTCGGTGGAGTTCGGCGTCAAGGGCGGCCGCAAGGTCGTCAACATCGTCGTCCCGGCCTAG
- the rplU gene encoding 50S ribosomal protein L21: MVYAVVRAGGRQEKVEVGTIVTMDRVKNQQSGKVVLPAVLLVDGDTITTDAAKLADVTVSAEILNDLRGPKIVIQKFKNKTGYKKRQGHRQDLTRVQVTEIN, encoded by the coding sequence GTGGTTTACGCAGTTGTGCGCGCCGGCGGTCGGCAGGAGAAGGTCGAGGTCGGGACCATCGTCACGATGGACCGGGTCAAGAACCAGCAGAGCGGCAAGGTCGTGCTCCCCGCGGTCCTGCTCGTCGACGGCGACACCATCACCACGGACGCCGCGAAGCTCGCCGACGTCACCGTCAGCGCCGAGATCCTGAACGACCTCCGCGGTCCCAAGATCGTCATCCAGAAGTTCAAGAACAAGACCGGGTACAAGAAGCGCCAGGGGCACCGCCAGGACCTCACGCGCGTCCAGGTCACCGAGATCAACTAG
- a CDS encoding DUF4031 domain-containing protein, producing the protein MSVLLDRPAWPAHGRLWAHLVSDASLEELHAFARAAGIPERAFDRDHYDVPEERHAELVARGAEPVSNRDLVRRLQASGLRVTQRERRAPGS; encoded by the coding sequence ATGAGCGTGCTCCTCGACCGACCGGCCTGGCCCGCGCACGGCCGGCTCTGGGCACACCTCGTGAGCGACGCGTCGCTCGAGGAGCTGCACGCCTTCGCCCGCGCCGCCGGGATCCCGGAGCGCGCCTTCGACCGCGACCACTACGACGTGCCCGAGGAGCGGCACGCGGAGCTGGTGGCGCGCGGCGCCGAGCCGGTCTCCAACCGCGACCTCGTGCGCCGGCTGCAGGCGAGCGGCCTGCGGGTCACCCAGCGGGAGCGGCGCGCGCCCGGCTCCTGA